A window of Zingiber officinale cultivar Zhangliang chromosome 5A, Zo_v1.1, whole genome shotgun sequence contains these coding sequences:
- the LOC121979281 gene encoding nascent polypeptide-associated complex subunit beta-like — MNREKLIKMAGAVRTGGKGSMRRKKKAVHKSPTTDDKKLQSTLRRIGVNTIPAIEEVNIFKDDVVIQFLNPKVQASIAANTWVVSGSPQTKKLQDLLPTIINQLGPDNLENLRRLAEQFQKQAPDAVPAAKGGEEDDDDVPELVHGETFEQAAVEKQAS, encoded by the exons ATGAATCGTGAGAAGCTTATCAAGATGGCTGGTGCAGTCCGCACAGGTGGAAAAGGCAGTATGCGCAG AAAGAAGAAGGCAGTGCACAAAAGCCCAACTACAGATGACAAGAAACTTCAGAGCACGTTGAGAAGAATTGGGGTAAATACTATCCCTGCTATAGAAGAGGTCAACATTTTTAAAGATGATGTTGTCATCCAGTTTCTGAATCCCAAAG tgCAAGCATCGATTGCAGCCAATACATGGGTGGTTAGCGGTTCTCCTCAGACTAAAA AACTTCAGGACTTGCTCCCTACAATCATCAACCAGCTAG GTCCTGATAATCTAGAAAACCTACGAAGGCTCGCTGAGCAATTCCAGAAACAAGCACCTGATGCTGTTCCTGCTGCTAAAggcggagaagaagatgatgatgatgtccCAGAGCTTGTGCATGGAGAGACATTTGAACAGGCTGCAGTGGAGAAACAGGCTTCATAG
- the LOC121979282 gene encoding uncharacterized protein LOC121979282 isoform X2 codes for MEADHKLNFHNGRVFPPSLSNQNVVSFQPVAIGLVSEGMYNSDEISTMAGMILPGNPGTQSHTASVMPLLGNLSGNIILDPMPPAKHPATVATHWSLEELYVLRQGLTEYSTEPINIMKYIKIAAKLPEKTVRDVAMKCQLMNEESGKRRRLENYHVEKKEKIVYTSSLSTVHSLQPESVATFSLRVHDVPSNNQLCQATPINFETQGLLMENFNLLSQIGSNLELNKVQDNINLFYCTRENITNILTSMSVDPGIMSQMPSLPVLIDDHLFQSILPLANQVHLPANTSLKEEPRYW; via the exons ATGGAGGCGGACCATAAATTGAATTTTCACAATGGAAGAGTCTTTCCTCCATCTCTTAGCAATCAGAATGTAGTATCGTTTCAACCAGTGGCAATAGGGTTGGTATCAGAGGGAATGTATAATTCAGATGAAATTAGCACTATGGCAGGAATGATCTTGCCTGGCAACCCTGGCACTCAAAGTCATACTGCTTCTGTGATGCCACTGCTAGGTAATCTTTCAGGTAACATCATTCTGGATCCCATGCCCCCTGCCAAGCACCCTGCAACGGTGGCTACCCATTGGTCTTTGGAAGAGTTATATGTGTTGAGACAAGGCCTCACGGA ATATTCTACTGAGCCTATTAATATAATGAAATATATCAAGATAGCAGCTAAACTGCCTGAGAAGACAGTGAGGGATGTTGCAATGAAGTGCCAGTTGATG AACGAGGAGAGTGGTAAAAGACGCAGATTAGAAAATTACCATGTTGAAAAGAAg GAAAAGATTGTGTATACTTCCTCACTGAGCACCGTGCATTCTTTGCAACCAGAGAGCGTGGCCACCTTTTCATTGAGGGTGCATGATGTGCCGAGCAATAATCAACTTTGTCAAG CTACTCCAATAAACTTTGAGACACAGGGCCTTCTAATGGAGAATTTTAATCTTCTTAGTCAGATTGGATCAAACCTTGAACTGAATAAG GTTCAAGATAACATCAACCTATTCTATTGCACCAGAGAAAACATAACCAACATTTTAACTAG CATGAGTGTCGACCCGGGCATTATGAGTCAAATGCCTTCATTGCCTGTGTTAATCGATGATCATCTTTTCCAGTCTATTCTTCCCCTTGCTAACCAG GTGCATTTACCTGCAAATACTTCTCTAAAGGAAGAGCCGAGATACTGGTAA
- the LOC121979282 gene encoding uncharacterized protein LOC121979282 isoform X1: MEADHKLNFHNGRVFPPSLSNQNVVSFQPVAIGLVSEGMYNSDEISTMAGMILPGNPGTQSHTASVMPLLGNLSGNIILDPMPPAKHPATVATHWSLEELYVLRQGLTEYSTEPINIMKYIKIAAKLPEKTVRDVAMKCQLMVEYSLKHNEESGKRRRLENYHVEKKEKIVYTSSLSTVHSLQPESVATFSLRVHDVPSNNQLCQATPINFETQGLLMENFNLLSQIGSNLELNKVQDNINLFYCTRENITNILTSMSVDPGIMSQMPSLPVLIDDHLFQSILPLANQVHLPANTSLKEEPRYW; the protein is encoded by the exons ATGGAGGCGGACCATAAATTGAATTTTCACAATGGAAGAGTCTTTCCTCCATCTCTTAGCAATCAGAATGTAGTATCGTTTCAACCAGTGGCAATAGGGTTGGTATCAGAGGGAATGTATAATTCAGATGAAATTAGCACTATGGCAGGAATGATCTTGCCTGGCAACCCTGGCACTCAAAGTCATACTGCTTCTGTGATGCCACTGCTAGGTAATCTTTCAGGTAACATCATTCTGGATCCCATGCCCCCTGCCAAGCACCCTGCAACGGTGGCTACCCATTGGTCTTTGGAAGAGTTATATGTGTTGAGACAAGGCCTCACGGA ATATTCTACTGAGCCTATTAATATAATGAAATATATCAAGATAGCAGCTAAACTGCCTGAGAAGACAGTGAGGGATGTTGCAATGAAGTGCCAGTTGATGGTTGAGTATTCACTTAAACAT AACGAGGAGAGTGGTAAAAGACGCAGATTAGAAAATTACCATGTTGAAAAGAAg GAAAAGATTGTGTATACTTCCTCACTGAGCACCGTGCATTCTTTGCAACCAGAGAGCGTGGCCACCTTTTCATTGAGGGTGCATGATGTGCCGAGCAATAATCAACTTTGTCAAG CTACTCCAATAAACTTTGAGACACAGGGCCTTCTAATGGAGAATTTTAATCTTCTTAGTCAGATTGGATCAAACCTTGAACTGAATAAG GTTCAAGATAACATCAACCTATTCTATTGCACCAGAGAAAACATAACCAACATTTTAACTAG CATGAGTGTCGACCCGGGCATTATGAGTCAAATGCCTTCATTGCCTGTGTTAATCGATGATCATCTTTTCCAGTCTATTCTTCCCCTTGCTAACCAG GTGCATTTACCTGCAAATACTTCTCTAAAGGAAGAGCCGAGATACTGGTAA